The following proteins are encoded in a genomic region of Nymphalis io chromosome 8, ilAglIoxx1.1, whole genome shotgun sequence:
- the LOC126769959 gene encoding uncharacterized protein LOC126769959 isoform X3, translating into MASRGEKANGNGEEQIVETLAEVFRCFICMEKLVDAHLCPHCSKLCCYGCVRRWLTEQRSQCPHCRAALHLHELVNCRWVEEVTQQIETMQQTNSACQRESFRDRCPTHQERLTVYCWTCRRCICHQCALWGGTHSGHTFKPLEEVYEQHVTQIRDEVAQLRRRLMELISLVQDVERNVESVRAAKDERVREIRNAVELMISRLDSALKAKLLTLMGQKNGLTQETEQLEHLLQEIEHQLHSSTRSELIAKSMDLSKMIHQVRRKPMASFVSAPVPADFHSEIVPSYDSSTFPLVGFTQLQHAAAPVYSAPLHVNGLCWRLKVYPDGNGVVRGNYLSVFLELSAGLPETSKVGKRYEYRVEMLHQVSRDPSKNIVREFASDFEVGECWGYNRFFRLDLLASEGYLNPDTDTLILRFQVRPPTFYQRCRDQQWYINQLITMQNQHILQINDLKERLTLEMSRNSMTATRASPPSAVTSQAAGGTGEDNPAQNNPVDGNSFPEPPHFGNQWKFNAPPSILNGQRLTSPSLLNTAMYEEPPAPGVCCAEFAAERARNAAQHALDSPYNMPSTSRSASSLQGADNLALVSLHTLLSATAPGRPVRPRARLDRPAESPLVAVASTPVTEASTTSTTVLCSSLSSPELNGTTSTNGEPGAAKPEESAGDSASPQPVVTQPVSESSSDTGDLMFSELDGFIDESNTNHTDEISNEENDVDEETMSGENDIEGACGGRSNDAGDILSRLLSAVHGRGVTPAGSDGPLSPAHAPHAAHTTAQTPSHPHVTPHVTPHAAAQGSYHSYLHTHLPVVPPSPARHDDPQFSTSAHTDMLLLNLMRINGLTPKCSRSSRTGPKRNWSTSSQGEAPARAAGGAQPRAPRPARRPPRAPRAPPLSPGQLQRDTPPGLGWANAGGASALREVYWPSASSLSDTDDVEDTLFEMLLNSLSIEGGTVAECDEAPPVQPWSPAREPRNE; encoded by the exons ATGGCTTCGAGGGGAGAAAAAGCGAATGGAAATGGCGAGGAGCAGATCGTCGAG ACATTGGCGGAGGTGTTCCGGTGCTTCATCTGTATGGAGAAGCTGGTGGATGCACATCTGTGTCCTCATTGTTCGAAACTTTGTTGCTACGGTTGTGTGCGACGATGGCTTACGGAGCAGAGATCCCAGTGTCCACATTGTCGTGCCGCTTTGCACCTCCATGAGCTCGTAAACTGTCGTTGGGTGGAAGAAGTTACACAGCAAATCGAAACTATGCAACAAACAAATTCCGCTTGTCAAAGGGAAAGTTTTCGGGACAG atgTCCGACACATCAAGAGAGGCTAACTGTCTACTGCTGGACATGCCGTCGCTGTATATGTCATCAGTGTGCTTTATGGGGTGGCACACACTCGGGCCACACATTTAAACCATTGGAAGAGGTGTATGAGCAACATGTAACTCAGATAAGAGATGAAGTGGCTCAGCTGCGACGTAGGCTGATGGAGCTCATAAGTCTCGTACAGGATGTG GAACGTAATGTCGAATCCGTGCGCGCTGCGAAGGACGAGCGTGTCCGTGAGATCCGAAACGCCGTAGAGCTTATGATATCGCGGCTGGACTCCGCGCTTAAAGCTAAGCTGCTGACCCTGATGGGACAGAAGAATGGCCTCACCCAGGAGACGGAGCAGCTCGAGCATCTCCTGCAAGAGATTGAGCACCAATTGCATTCCAGCACTAG ATCTGAACTGATTGCGAAGAGCATGGATCTATCGAAAATGATTCACCAAGTTCGCAGGAAGCCGATGGCCAGTTTTGTCTCCGCGCCCGTACCGGCCGATTTCCACAG CGAGATCGTGCCGAGCTACGACAGCAGCACGTTCCCGCTGGTCGGCTTCACGCAGCTGCAGCACGCGGCGGCGCCCGTGTACTCGGCGCCGCTGCACGTCAACGGCCTGTGCTGGCGCCTCAAGGTGTACCCCGACGGCAACGGCGTGGTGCGCGGCAACTACCTGTCCGTGTTCCTCGAGCTCAGCGCCGGCCTGCCCGAGACCTCCAA GGTAGGCAAGAG GTACGAGTATCGAGTGGAGATGCTGCACCAGGTGTCCCGCGACCCGTCCAAGAACATCGTTCGCGAGTTCGCGTCGGACTTCGAGGTGGGCGAGTGCTGGGGATACAATCGTTTCTTCCGCCTCGACCTGCTCGCCAGCGAGGGATATCTGAATCCCGACACGGACACACTCATTTTGAG ATTCCAAGTTCGCCCGCCAACGTTTTATCAGCGATGTCGCGATCAGCAGTGGTATATCAACCAGCTGATTACAATGCAGAATCAGCACATTCTGCAGATTAATGATCTCAAGGAG CGTTTGACATTGGAGATGTCTCGCAACTCGATGACGGCGACGCGCGCGAGCCCGCCCAGCGCGGTGACGTCACAGGCGGCGGGGGGCACGGGGGAGGACAACCCGGCGCAGAATAATCCCGTGGACGGGAACAGCTTCCCAGAACCGCCCCACTTCGGGAACCAGTGGAAGTTCAACGCGCCGCCGAGCATTCTGAACGGGCAGCGGCTGACTAGTCCGA GTTTGCTGAACACGGCCATGTACGAGGAGCCGCCCGCGCCCGGCGTGTGCTGCGCCGAGTTCGCGGCCGAGCGCGCCCGCAACGCCGCGCAGCACGCGCTCGACTCGCCCTACAACATGCCCTCCACGTCCAG GTCTGCGAGCTCTCTGCAGGGCGCCGATAACTTGGCGCTGGTGAGCCTGCACACGCTGTTGAGCGCGACCGCGCCCGGTCGCCCAGTGCGACCTCGAGCGCGCCTCGACCGACCTGCGGAGTCACCGCTCGTCG CAGTGGCAAGTACACCAGTGACAGAAGCGAGCACCACTAGCACTACTGTATTATGTTCGTCGTTATCGTCTCCAGAGCTGAATGGCACAACCAGCACCAACGGTGAACCAGGAGCAGCAAAGCCTGAAGAGTCTGCCGGGGATTCCGCTAGCCCTCAACCCGTTGTGACCCAACCCGTCTCCGAGTCGAGCAGTGACACTGGA GATCTTATGTTCAGTGAGTTGGACGGTTTCATAGATGAAAGCAACACAAATCACACTGACGAGATCTCCAACGAGGAAAACGACGTCGACGAAGAAACTATGTCAG GGGAGAATGACATAGAAGGCGCGTGCGGCGGACGCTCCAACGACGCGGGCGACATCCTCAGCCGCCTGCTGTCCGCCGTGCACGGGCGCGGGGTCACGCCGGCCGGCAGCGACGGGCCGCTGTCGCCCGCGCACGCTCCGCACGCGGCGCACACCACCGCGCAGACGCCCTCCCACCCGCACGTGACCCCGCACGTGACCCCGCACGCCGCCGCGCAGGGCTCCTACCACTCGTACCTGCACACGCACCTGCCCGTCGTGCCGCCCTCGCCCGCGCGCCACGACGACCCGCAGTTCTCCACGTCCGCGCACACCGACATGCTGCTGCTCAACCTCATGCGCATCAACGGTCTGACGCCCAAGTGCTCGAGGAGCTCGAGAACCG GGCCGAAGCGCAACTGGTCGACGTCGTCGCAGGGCGAGGCgccggcgcgcgcggcgggcggcgcgcagCCCCGCGCGCCCCGccccgcgcgccgcccgccccgcgccccccgcgcgcCGCCGCTGTCGCCCGGCCAGCTGCAGCGGGACACGCCTCCGG GGCTGGGCTGGGCGAACGCAGGCGGCGCCAGCGCGCTGCGCGAGGTGTACTGGCCGTCCGCCTCCTCGCTCAGCGACACCGACGACGTCGAG
- the LOC126769959 gene encoding uncharacterized protein LOC126769959 isoform X1, which yields MASRGEKANGNGEEQIVETLAEVFRCFICMEKLVDAHLCPHCSKLCCYGCVRRWLTEQRSQCPHCRAALHLHELVNCRWVEEVTQQIETMQQTNSACQRESFRDRCPTHQERLTVYCWTCRRCICHQCALWGGTHSGHTFKPLEEVYEQHVTQIRDEVAQLRRRLMELISLVQDVERNVESVRAAKDERVREIRNAVELMISRLDSALKAKLLTLMGQKNGLTQETEQLEHLLQEIEHQLHSSTRSELIAKSMDLSKMIHQVRRKPMASFVSAPVPADFHSEIVPSYDSSTFPLVGFTQLQHAAAPVYSAPLHVNGLCWRLKVYPDGNGVVRGNYLSVFLELSAGLPETSKVGKRYEYRVEMLHQVSRDPSKNIVREFASDFEVGECWGYNRFFRLDLLASEGYLNPDTDTLILRFQVRPPTFYQRCRDQQWYINQLITMQNQHILQINDLKERLTLEMSRNSMTATRASPPSAVTSQAAGGTGEDNPAQNNPVDGNSFPEPPHFGNQWKFNAPPSILNGQRLTSPSLLNTAMYEEPPAPGVCCAEFAAERARNAAQHALDSPYNMPSTSRSASSLQGADNLALVSLHTLLSATAPGRPVRPRARLDRPAESPLVAVASTPVTEASTTSTTVLCSSLSSPELNGTTSTNGEPGAAKPEESAGDSASPQPVVTQPVSESSSDTGDLMFSELDGFIDESNTNHTDEISNEENDVDEETMSGENDIEGACGGRSNDAGDILSRLLSAVHGRGVTPAGSDGPLSPAHAPHAAHTTAQTPSHPHVTPHVTPHAAAQGSYHSYLHTHLPVVPPSPARHDDPQFSTSAHTDMLLLNLMRINGLTPKCSRSSRTGPKRNWSTSSQGEAPARAAGGAQPRAPRPARRPPRAPRAPPLSPGQLQRDTPPGLGWANAGGASALREVYWPSASSLSDTDDVEVILDYNDTLFEMLLNSLSIEGGTVAECDEAPPVQPWSPAREPRNE from the exons ATGGCTTCGAGGGGAGAAAAAGCGAATGGAAATGGCGAGGAGCAGATCGTCGAG ACATTGGCGGAGGTGTTCCGGTGCTTCATCTGTATGGAGAAGCTGGTGGATGCACATCTGTGTCCTCATTGTTCGAAACTTTGTTGCTACGGTTGTGTGCGACGATGGCTTACGGAGCAGAGATCCCAGTGTCCACATTGTCGTGCCGCTTTGCACCTCCATGAGCTCGTAAACTGTCGTTGGGTGGAAGAAGTTACACAGCAAATCGAAACTATGCAACAAACAAATTCCGCTTGTCAAAGGGAAAGTTTTCGGGACAG atgTCCGACACATCAAGAGAGGCTAACTGTCTACTGCTGGACATGCCGTCGCTGTATATGTCATCAGTGTGCTTTATGGGGTGGCACACACTCGGGCCACACATTTAAACCATTGGAAGAGGTGTATGAGCAACATGTAACTCAGATAAGAGATGAAGTGGCTCAGCTGCGACGTAGGCTGATGGAGCTCATAAGTCTCGTACAGGATGTG GAACGTAATGTCGAATCCGTGCGCGCTGCGAAGGACGAGCGTGTCCGTGAGATCCGAAACGCCGTAGAGCTTATGATATCGCGGCTGGACTCCGCGCTTAAAGCTAAGCTGCTGACCCTGATGGGACAGAAGAATGGCCTCACCCAGGAGACGGAGCAGCTCGAGCATCTCCTGCAAGAGATTGAGCACCAATTGCATTCCAGCACTAG ATCTGAACTGATTGCGAAGAGCATGGATCTATCGAAAATGATTCACCAAGTTCGCAGGAAGCCGATGGCCAGTTTTGTCTCCGCGCCCGTACCGGCCGATTTCCACAG CGAGATCGTGCCGAGCTACGACAGCAGCACGTTCCCGCTGGTCGGCTTCACGCAGCTGCAGCACGCGGCGGCGCCCGTGTACTCGGCGCCGCTGCACGTCAACGGCCTGTGCTGGCGCCTCAAGGTGTACCCCGACGGCAACGGCGTGGTGCGCGGCAACTACCTGTCCGTGTTCCTCGAGCTCAGCGCCGGCCTGCCCGAGACCTCCAA GGTAGGCAAGAG GTACGAGTATCGAGTGGAGATGCTGCACCAGGTGTCCCGCGACCCGTCCAAGAACATCGTTCGCGAGTTCGCGTCGGACTTCGAGGTGGGCGAGTGCTGGGGATACAATCGTTTCTTCCGCCTCGACCTGCTCGCCAGCGAGGGATATCTGAATCCCGACACGGACACACTCATTTTGAG ATTCCAAGTTCGCCCGCCAACGTTTTATCAGCGATGTCGCGATCAGCAGTGGTATATCAACCAGCTGATTACAATGCAGAATCAGCACATTCTGCAGATTAATGATCTCAAGGAG CGTTTGACATTGGAGATGTCTCGCAACTCGATGACGGCGACGCGCGCGAGCCCGCCCAGCGCGGTGACGTCACAGGCGGCGGGGGGCACGGGGGAGGACAACCCGGCGCAGAATAATCCCGTGGACGGGAACAGCTTCCCAGAACCGCCCCACTTCGGGAACCAGTGGAAGTTCAACGCGCCGCCGAGCATTCTGAACGGGCAGCGGCTGACTAGTCCGA GTTTGCTGAACACGGCCATGTACGAGGAGCCGCCCGCGCCCGGCGTGTGCTGCGCCGAGTTCGCGGCCGAGCGCGCCCGCAACGCCGCGCAGCACGCGCTCGACTCGCCCTACAACATGCCCTCCACGTCCAG GTCTGCGAGCTCTCTGCAGGGCGCCGATAACTTGGCGCTGGTGAGCCTGCACACGCTGTTGAGCGCGACCGCGCCCGGTCGCCCAGTGCGACCTCGAGCGCGCCTCGACCGACCTGCGGAGTCACCGCTCGTCG CAGTGGCAAGTACACCAGTGACAGAAGCGAGCACCACTAGCACTACTGTATTATGTTCGTCGTTATCGTCTCCAGAGCTGAATGGCACAACCAGCACCAACGGTGAACCAGGAGCAGCAAAGCCTGAAGAGTCTGCCGGGGATTCCGCTAGCCCTCAACCCGTTGTGACCCAACCCGTCTCCGAGTCGAGCAGTGACACTGGA GATCTTATGTTCAGTGAGTTGGACGGTTTCATAGATGAAAGCAACACAAATCACACTGACGAGATCTCCAACGAGGAAAACGACGTCGACGAAGAAACTATGTCAG GGGAGAATGACATAGAAGGCGCGTGCGGCGGACGCTCCAACGACGCGGGCGACATCCTCAGCCGCCTGCTGTCCGCCGTGCACGGGCGCGGGGTCACGCCGGCCGGCAGCGACGGGCCGCTGTCGCCCGCGCACGCTCCGCACGCGGCGCACACCACCGCGCAGACGCCCTCCCACCCGCACGTGACCCCGCACGTGACCCCGCACGCCGCCGCGCAGGGCTCCTACCACTCGTACCTGCACACGCACCTGCCCGTCGTGCCGCCCTCGCCCGCGCGCCACGACGACCCGCAGTTCTCCACGTCCGCGCACACCGACATGCTGCTGCTCAACCTCATGCGCATCAACGGTCTGACGCCCAAGTGCTCGAGGAGCTCGAGAACCG GGCCGAAGCGCAACTGGTCGACGTCGTCGCAGGGCGAGGCgccggcgcgcgcggcgggcggcgcgcagCCCCGCGCGCCCCGccccgcgcgccgcccgccccgcgccccccgcgcgcCGCCGCTGTCGCCCGGCCAGCTGCAGCGGGACACGCCTCCGG GGCTGGGCTGGGCGAACGCAGGCGGCGCCAGCGCGCTGCGCGAGGTGTACTGGCCGTCCGCCTCCTCGCTCAGCGACACCGACGACGTCGAGGTCATTCTCGACTACAAC
- the LOC126769959 gene encoding uncharacterized protein LOC126769959 isoform X2: MASRGEKANGNGEEQIVETLAEVFRCFICMEKLVDAHLCPHCSKLCCYGCVRRWLTEQRSQCPHCRAALHLHELVNCRWVEEVTQQIETMQQTNSACQRESFRDRCPTHQERLTVYCWTCRRCICHQCALWGGTHSGHTFKPLEEVYEQHVTQIRDEVAQLRRRLMELISLVQDVERNVESVRAAKDERVREIRNAVELMISRLDSALKAKLLTLMGQKNGLTQETEQLEHLLQEIEHQLHSSTRSELIAKSMDLSKMIHQVRRKPMASFVSAPVPADFHSEIVPSYDSSTFPLVGFTQLQHAAAPVYSAPLHVNGLCWRLKVYPDGNGVVRGNYLSVFLELSAGLPETSKYEYRVEMLHQVSRDPSKNIVREFASDFEVGECWGYNRFFRLDLLASEGYLNPDTDTLILRFQVRPPTFYQRCRDQQWYINQLITMQNQHILQINDLKERLTLEMSRNSMTATRASPPSAVTSQAAGGTGEDNPAQNNPVDGNSFPEPPHFGNQWKFNAPPSILNGQRLTSPSLLNTAMYEEPPAPGVCCAEFAAERARNAAQHALDSPYNMPSTSRSASSLQGADNLALVSLHTLLSATAPGRPVRPRARLDRPAESPLVAVASTPVTEASTTSTTVLCSSLSSPELNGTTSTNGEPGAAKPEESAGDSASPQPVVTQPVSESSSDTGDLMFSELDGFIDESNTNHTDEISNEENDVDEETMSGENDIEGACGGRSNDAGDILSRLLSAVHGRGVTPAGSDGPLSPAHAPHAAHTTAQTPSHPHVTPHVTPHAAAQGSYHSYLHTHLPVVPPSPARHDDPQFSTSAHTDMLLLNLMRINGLTPKCSRSSRTGPKRNWSTSSQGEAPARAAGGAQPRAPRPARRPPRAPRAPPLSPGQLQRDTPPGLGWANAGGASALREVYWPSASSLSDTDDVEVILDYNDTLFEMLLNSLSIEGGTVAECDEAPPVQPWSPAREPRNE; the protein is encoded by the exons ATGGCTTCGAGGGGAGAAAAAGCGAATGGAAATGGCGAGGAGCAGATCGTCGAG ACATTGGCGGAGGTGTTCCGGTGCTTCATCTGTATGGAGAAGCTGGTGGATGCACATCTGTGTCCTCATTGTTCGAAACTTTGTTGCTACGGTTGTGTGCGACGATGGCTTACGGAGCAGAGATCCCAGTGTCCACATTGTCGTGCCGCTTTGCACCTCCATGAGCTCGTAAACTGTCGTTGGGTGGAAGAAGTTACACAGCAAATCGAAACTATGCAACAAACAAATTCCGCTTGTCAAAGGGAAAGTTTTCGGGACAG atgTCCGACACATCAAGAGAGGCTAACTGTCTACTGCTGGACATGCCGTCGCTGTATATGTCATCAGTGTGCTTTATGGGGTGGCACACACTCGGGCCACACATTTAAACCATTGGAAGAGGTGTATGAGCAACATGTAACTCAGATAAGAGATGAAGTGGCTCAGCTGCGACGTAGGCTGATGGAGCTCATAAGTCTCGTACAGGATGTG GAACGTAATGTCGAATCCGTGCGCGCTGCGAAGGACGAGCGTGTCCGTGAGATCCGAAACGCCGTAGAGCTTATGATATCGCGGCTGGACTCCGCGCTTAAAGCTAAGCTGCTGACCCTGATGGGACAGAAGAATGGCCTCACCCAGGAGACGGAGCAGCTCGAGCATCTCCTGCAAGAGATTGAGCACCAATTGCATTCCAGCACTAG ATCTGAACTGATTGCGAAGAGCATGGATCTATCGAAAATGATTCACCAAGTTCGCAGGAAGCCGATGGCCAGTTTTGTCTCCGCGCCCGTACCGGCCGATTTCCACAG CGAGATCGTGCCGAGCTACGACAGCAGCACGTTCCCGCTGGTCGGCTTCACGCAGCTGCAGCACGCGGCGGCGCCCGTGTACTCGGCGCCGCTGCACGTCAACGGCCTGTGCTGGCGCCTCAAGGTGTACCCCGACGGCAACGGCGTGGTGCGCGGCAACTACCTGTCCGTGTTCCTCGAGCTCAGCGCCGGCCTGCCCGAGACCTCCAA GTACGAGTATCGAGTGGAGATGCTGCACCAGGTGTCCCGCGACCCGTCCAAGAACATCGTTCGCGAGTTCGCGTCGGACTTCGAGGTGGGCGAGTGCTGGGGATACAATCGTTTCTTCCGCCTCGACCTGCTCGCCAGCGAGGGATATCTGAATCCCGACACGGACACACTCATTTTGAG ATTCCAAGTTCGCCCGCCAACGTTTTATCAGCGATGTCGCGATCAGCAGTGGTATATCAACCAGCTGATTACAATGCAGAATCAGCACATTCTGCAGATTAATGATCTCAAGGAG CGTTTGACATTGGAGATGTCTCGCAACTCGATGACGGCGACGCGCGCGAGCCCGCCCAGCGCGGTGACGTCACAGGCGGCGGGGGGCACGGGGGAGGACAACCCGGCGCAGAATAATCCCGTGGACGGGAACAGCTTCCCAGAACCGCCCCACTTCGGGAACCAGTGGAAGTTCAACGCGCCGCCGAGCATTCTGAACGGGCAGCGGCTGACTAGTCCGA GTTTGCTGAACACGGCCATGTACGAGGAGCCGCCCGCGCCCGGCGTGTGCTGCGCCGAGTTCGCGGCCGAGCGCGCCCGCAACGCCGCGCAGCACGCGCTCGACTCGCCCTACAACATGCCCTCCACGTCCAG GTCTGCGAGCTCTCTGCAGGGCGCCGATAACTTGGCGCTGGTGAGCCTGCACACGCTGTTGAGCGCGACCGCGCCCGGTCGCCCAGTGCGACCTCGAGCGCGCCTCGACCGACCTGCGGAGTCACCGCTCGTCG CAGTGGCAAGTACACCAGTGACAGAAGCGAGCACCACTAGCACTACTGTATTATGTTCGTCGTTATCGTCTCCAGAGCTGAATGGCACAACCAGCACCAACGGTGAACCAGGAGCAGCAAAGCCTGAAGAGTCTGCCGGGGATTCCGCTAGCCCTCAACCCGTTGTGACCCAACCCGTCTCCGAGTCGAGCAGTGACACTGGA GATCTTATGTTCAGTGAGTTGGACGGTTTCATAGATGAAAGCAACACAAATCACACTGACGAGATCTCCAACGAGGAAAACGACGTCGACGAAGAAACTATGTCAG GGGAGAATGACATAGAAGGCGCGTGCGGCGGACGCTCCAACGACGCGGGCGACATCCTCAGCCGCCTGCTGTCCGCCGTGCACGGGCGCGGGGTCACGCCGGCCGGCAGCGACGGGCCGCTGTCGCCCGCGCACGCTCCGCACGCGGCGCACACCACCGCGCAGACGCCCTCCCACCCGCACGTGACCCCGCACGTGACCCCGCACGCCGCCGCGCAGGGCTCCTACCACTCGTACCTGCACACGCACCTGCCCGTCGTGCCGCCCTCGCCCGCGCGCCACGACGACCCGCAGTTCTCCACGTCCGCGCACACCGACATGCTGCTGCTCAACCTCATGCGCATCAACGGTCTGACGCCCAAGTGCTCGAGGAGCTCGAGAACCG GGCCGAAGCGCAACTGGTCGACGTCGTCGCAGGGCGAGGCgccggcgcgcgcggcgggcggcgcgcagCCCCGCGCGCCCCGccccgcgcgccgcccgccccgcgccccccgcgcgcCGCCGCTGTCGCCCGGCCAGCTGCAGCGGGACACGCCTCCGG GGCTGGGCTGGGCGAACGCAGGCGGCGCCAGCGCGCTGCGCGAGGTGTACTGGCCGTCCGCCTCCTCGCTCAGCGACACCGACGACGTCGAGGTCATTCTCGACTACAAC